One genomic segment of Vulpes vulpes isolate BD-2025 chromosome 2, VulVul3, whole genome shotgun sequence includes these proteins:
- the TMEM51 gene encoding transmembrane protein 51, which yields MMAQSKANGSHYALTAIGLGMLVLGVIMAMWNLVPGFSASEKPTAQGNKTEIGSGILKSKTFSVAYVLVGAGVMLLLLSICLSIRDKRKQRQGEEMAHIQHPPGVEPRTPEEDSQEEEEEEASSRYYVPSYEEVMNTNYSEARERDQNPRMSISLPSYESLTGLDETSPTGARASADTSPGNPPDRQNSKLAKRLKPLKVRRIKSEKLHLKDFRINLPDKNVPPPSIEPLTPPPQYDEVQEKASDARPPD from the exons ATGATGGCCCAGTCGAAGGCCAACGGCTCCCACTACGCGCTCACTGCCATCGGCCTGGGGATGCTGGTTCTCGGAGTCATCATGGCCATGTGGAACCTGGTGCCCGGCTTCAGCGCCTCCGAAAAGCCGACAGCCCAGGGGAACAAGACAGAGATAGGCAGCGGCATTCTCAAGAGCAAGACCTTCTCCGTGGCCTACGTGCTGGTCGGGGCCGGGGTGATGCTCCTGCTGCTCTCCATCTGCCTCAGCATCCGGGACAAGAGGAAGCAGCGGCAAGGCGAGGAGATGGCCCACATCCAGCACCCGCCGGGGGTCGAGCCGCGCACCCCAGAGGAAGACAG ccaggaggaggaggaggaggaggcctccTCCAGGTACTATGTCCCCAGTTACGAGGAAGTGATGAACACAAACTACTCGGAAGCGAGGGAGCGGGACCAGAACCCAAGGATGAGCATCTCTCTCCCCTCCTACGAGTCCTTGACGGGGCTTGACGAGACGAGCCCCACGGGCGCCAGGGCCAGCGCGGACACCAGCCCGGGGAACCCACCCGACAGACAGAACTCCAAGTTGGCCAAACGCCTGAAGCCGCTGAAAGTTCGAAGGATTAAATCCGAAAAGCTGCACCTCAAAGACTTCAGGATCAACCTCCCCGACAAAAacgtccctcctccctccatcgaGCCTTTGACGCCCCCGCCGCAGTACGATGAGGTCCAGGAGAAGGCTTCCGACGCCCGGCCACCTGACTGA